In Campylobacter mucosalis, a single window of DNA contains:
- the tilS gene encoding tRNA lysidine(34) synthetase TilS: MCKIEISAQIIKLLKGGKNLLAFSHGVDSTALFYILNDLGVNFDIAIVDYNIRKESKNEVKQAQNLALKFSKICHTKSVFLDVKNFEKNARDERYAFFNNLCKAHGYTNLILAHQLNDLFEWFLMQLSKGAGLSELIGMKECERRENFTLIRPLLGVSKDELLGFLNRQNLEYFIDETNLKTDYKRNFFRHEFAEPFLAKFKSGVKKSFEFLNEDVRNLEPKIKRVKEQFYVVKNDKNALRGIDKVAKIFGILMSENQRKICLSDCVISGKMAIGVRDDLIFITPFIKTKMDKRFKECCRIKKIPKLNRPYLFLINFNLLL, translated from the coding sequence TTGTGCAAGATAGAAATTTCAGCACAAATCATAAAGCTTTTAAAAGGCGGTAAAAACCTACTCGCCTTTTCTCACGGCGTTGATAGCACGGCACTTTTTTATATTTTAAACGATTTGGGTGTAAATTTTGACATTGCAATCGTTGATTATAACATTCGCAAAGAGAGTAAAAATGAGGTTAAACAAGCACAAAATTTAGCCCTGAAATTTAGTAAAATTTGCCACACTAAAAGCGTTTTTTTAGACGTTAAAAATTTTGAAAAAAATGCACGTGATGAGCGTTACGCCTTTTTTAACAATCTTTGCAAAGCTCACGGATACACAAATTTAATCCTAGCACACCAGCTAAACGACCTTTTTGAGTGGTTTTTAATGCAACTTAGCAAAGGAGCAGGACTTAGTGAACTTATCGGTATGAAAGAGTGTGAAAGACGTGAGAATTTCACGCTAATCCGCCCACTTTTAGGTGTTAGCAAAGATGAGCTTTTAGGCTTTTTAAACAGGCAAAATTTAGAGTATTTTATTGATGAAACTAATTTAAAAACAGACTATAAACGAAATTTTTTCAGACACGAATTTGCTGAGCCATTTTTGGCTAAATTTAAAAGTGGCGTTAAAAAAAGCTTTGAATTTTTAAACGAAGACGTTAGGAATTTAGAGCCAAAAATAAAGCGAGTAAAAGAGCAGTTTTATGTCGTTAAAAATGACAAAAACGCACTTCGTGGCATTGATAAGGTAGCTAAAATTTTTGGTATTTTAATGAGCGAGAATCAAAGAAAAATTTGCCTAAGTGACTGCGTTATTAGTGGCAAAATGGCAATCGGCGTTAGAGATGATCTAATTTTTATCACGCCATTTATAAAAACAAAAATGGATAAACGCTTCAAAGAGTGTTGCCGAATAAAAAAGATACCAAAATTAAACAGACCATACCTTTTCTTAATAAATTTTAATCTATTGTTATAA